The following nucleotide sequence is from Gracilimonas sp..
TCCTATCCTTACTGGATGAAAGATTACACTTCTGCTGTGTGGATGCTGATTAAACACAAGCTTGGAATGAAACACGAAAGCTCTCAAACTATTGACTTCCTGATGACTATAGAAGAGTATATCAGGGATCTTTATAACTCACAATCGGCAAAAGAGTTCTCGGCTTATGATCATGATAAAATCAATCAGTTAATTACCGGCTTTTATGATGAGAAGAACCATGACCTTGCTCATCAACTAAACTGGTGGCTTGCATTTGAAGTTTTCCGCAGACTCTGACTACTGGAGGTTCTTCAACCCAGCGCCTGCTCAATATCCTCCCAGATATCTTCCACGTTTTCAAGACCAATAGACAGGCGAATCAACCCCTGGGTGATGCCCACCTTTTGGCGTTCTTCTTCCGACAGCTTGGAGTGTGTGGTAGAAGCCGGGTGAGTGGCAATCGTTCTTGAGTCTCCCAGATTTGCGGTAAGAGAAAACATCTTGAGTGAATCCAGAAAGTTTTTTCCAGCTTCCAACCCGCCATTTATTCCAAACGTAACAATTCCTCCACCCATCGACATTTGCTTCTGCGCTATTTCATATGCCGGGTGATTTTCCAGAAAAGGATATTTCACCCATTGCACCTGTTTATGATTTTGCAGCCGCTTTGCTATTTCAAGAGCGTTTTCAGAATGTCGCTCCATCCGAATTTGTAGCGTTTCTAAACTTTTCGATAACATCCATGCATTGAATGGTGAGAGGCAAGGACCCGAATGACGTGCGAACGCTTCAATCTCATCAATTAAATGCTGTCGGCCAACAATAGCACCACCAAGGCCACGTCCCTGTCCGTCAATATATTTTGTGGCAGAGTGTATCACCAAGTCGGCTCCAAACTCAATAGGATTTTGAATCACCGGAGTGGTGAAGCAGTTATCCACCACATAAATCAGATTGTGTTTTTCAGCAATTTCCTTTGCTTTAGCCAGATCGATAATATCCAGCGCCGGGTTGGAAGGTGTTTCCAGGTACAGGATTTTTGTATTTGGCGTGATGGCATCTTCCCATTCATCCAAATTGGTAGCCGAAACATAGTTCGTTTTGATATTCCACTTGGGAAAAATCTGTGTAAACAATTTATGTGTTGAACCGAATACCGAGCGGGACGAAAGCACTTCATCGCCCGCATTAAGTAAAGCCGCAAAAGTTGAAAACACAGCAGCCATTCCGGAGGCCGTAGCCCAGCCTGATTCTGCTCCTTCCATCAAAGCAATCTTGTCGATAAATTCATCCACCGTTGGATTTGAGTACCGGCTGTAAACATTGCCTTCTTCTTCACCTGCAAACATAGCCCGCATGTGTTCCGCATTATCGAACACATAGCTGGATGTCATATAGATAGGCGTAGAGTGCTCGCCAAATTTTGTACGTTCTGTTTGGGTGCGGATAGATTGCGTTTCTTTACGCTTCATAATCTTCGATAGGTATTTTTGAGTGAGTTGAACCCAAGATAATGATAAAGTGTGAACGTGTTAATTCAACAACGTTGCTATTGATTGAACATAGAAGACGCTGTCAAAGTACGTTCACACTATTTAAAATTGGATTAGTTTCCTACAAAGAACACCGCATTTCCAAAGAGTAGTTTTCCATTATGCCAGAATCCCCGGTATAACGGATTATCCACCATATAAACTACATGACCGGCTCCCATATTTTGTACACCAAAGGCAAGTGTATGCTCTAAAGATTTCTTTGCTTTATTTCCAACAAAGCCACTTCGGTGTGCATCTGTTTTTACAGCGCCCACATTCCAGCCATTATCAAGGTACTTAAAAGCACTAGAACCCAATTTGAGAGACATATACTGCTCATCATAACCAAAGGCCAGAGGGTGAGAAGTATCCAGCATTACTTCGAAAATGCTTCCCGGATTTGAGTATTGTGCTCTGTCACGCGATGCTTCGCTATATTTCTGAAGTTTATCTTCCGGATCTTCACTTTCTTCGTTTTCAACTTCCAGGTCTTTACGTTTAAGGTTAAAGCCATCTCTTCCGGCTAAGTCATTATTAGCATTCCCGAGGGCAATCAACGTTCCTCCTGATCTAACCCAGTCTTTAATGGCATCCAATTCGCCATTTCCTATTGCAGAACCGTAGGTATCCGGGAGTATCAGGACGTGGTACTTATCCCAGTCGACAGATGCTGCGTCACTAATATTAATCAGATTTACGGGGTAATCTATCTGTTGATCAAAGTAATTCCAGATATGACCTACCATATATGAACTGGTTCCCTCACCAGATAATAGTGCTACTTTTGGTTTTTCGATGTAGCGGACGGATGAAGAACCGAAGTCTTTACCTGAATCCACAAAACCAGTAGCAACAGGCGTAACGATACGATTCAACATATTGGCTTCATCCTTTACTATTTGGTCAAATTTTGCCCCAAGGTTTTCATTTCCATTTCTGGTTATGACTAGTGTTCCCGGTGCATATTTTTCGCCGTTCAGGGTAAATCCTTCTTCTGCGTATCTTACTGTTACACCTTCATCGAGTAAGCGGGACAAGTATCTAAGATCTTCTATAGAATTCCATTTAGCTATATATGCATATGGCTTATCGATAACAGGAGTCAGTTTATCTTCTGTGCTCATCGCTAGTGGTTTGGTATCCAGCTGACCTTTAATTGCATATCCTTCAACACCATAAGCATAGTGCATTTCCCAAGCCGTGATATCATAGGTTAAAGAATCTGCCAATTCTGGTTTCGGCTCAAACAACACCCTAACAAGCGTTCCTTTGGGTTGATAAGTACTGATTACATAATCCCCTTCCTCAATTGAAACCCGGCCAGTCTCTCCGGTGCTATAATCGTACCCATTTGAATTGGACGAACGGCTAGCCACTCCAAAATCGATGCGTTGATTTTTTAGATATCTGAGTAATTGGGATACCTTATCAGGATTACTGCTCTTTTTCACTACAAAGGTCTTGTATTCACCTGCTCCATTTCGGGTTGCACCAGTGAAGTAATCAGAAAACTCCTGAATTACCCTGTCATGGTTTTTTGAGGTTATTTCAACCGTTGAGATACCCGTTGTATGATGATGATTCAGACGATCTTTAAGGGTCAGAGTATCTCCTTCTGGTTTATACACACCCAAACCGGCAAAACCTCCTCCGGCTTGTTCATAGGTCATTCCTATTGCGCCATGGAATGTTGGCCATGTATCTCCGTAACTAGGATAAAAAAGATCAAAAACTTCTTTTGTGAAATACAGCCAGTTTTCTTCATCAAAATATTTGGTATGGTTTTTTCCAATCATCGTCTGAAACTGTCGCTGCCAATCGGTAATAGCCATGTGGAAAGGCTCTGCTGCAGGAGCAAAATAATAGGGTGAACGATAACTTTGCTCATGAAAGTCGACGTGTACATGTGGCATCCAGCTGTTGTAAACCGGAATACGTTGCTGTGTTTCAACTTGTGTTTGCCACGCCCAGTCACGGTTCAAATCAAAATAGTAGTGATTAGTCCTGCCTCCTGGCCATGGTTCATGATGTTCTCTGGCATCGTGGTTAGGATTAAATTCTTCACCTACTACCGTGCGGTACCAGTTTACATACCGGTCTCGCCCATCCGGATTTACCATCGGGTCCATGATAACTACGGTGTTCTCCAGCCACGCTGTTTTTTGGGTAACCAACTCATAAACCGACTTTAAGGCTGCTTCACTTGATGAAGTTTCATTGCCATGTACGTTATAGCTTAACCAAACTATAGCCTTCTGATTTTGGGTAGGGGTACCTGCCTCCAGATTAGCCAGCTTCAGGTTGTTCGTTCTTATTTCTTCCAGATTTTGATGGTTTGCTTCCGAAGTTACAACCGCATAAACCAATTCCCGGCCTTCATTTGTTTCGCCGTACTTCGTTAACGTAACAAGCGGAGATTCATCAGCAACATGCTGAAAATAGTTCAACACTTTGTAATGAGGAGTCCACTGGGCACCCAGCTCATACCCCAAAAACTCATCGGGTGATTGTACCTGCCCCCAGGCACTCACAGTTAGTAAAAAACATCCTAGTAGTGATAATAAAGCAGCTTTTTTCATTATTCTGATCGATTATTCAGATTTAAATTTGCATCCTCCATTCAAAGGTTGGTGAATGGTAGGTATTCAAATGCGTGTGTACAAGTAAATTTTAATTATATAACAGATTATTCATTGTTGCTAATCCCCATTGTCAAAACTGTTATCTTTTCTGTATGATTAACAAAAGTCCAAAATTCAATTATCCCGCGTGATTATAAGCAATAGTAACAACCAGGTTGCCCCTATCAAACGCATTGCCGCCATCGACATTGGCACCAACTCTTTCCATGCTATCATTGTGGATGTCTACTCCGATGGTAGCTTCCGGACTTTAGATAAGCTGAAAGAAATGGTTCAGCTTGCCAAGGGCGGGATGGGCAAAAGGCTATCTGAAGGAGCTTTTAAACGAGGGTTAACAGCTTTAAGAAATATCAAACGCCTGGCAGATAGCTACGAGTGTGAAGAGATTCTGGCTTATGCAACCAGCGCCATCCGTGAAGCTGAAAACGGCGGGGAGTTTATCCAAAAAAGCATTGATGACATCGGCATTAAAATGAATGCCATCCCCGGCCGCGTTGAAGCTGAGCTGATTGGCCTGGCAGTTCGTCACGGCGTAAAGTTAACTGAAGAACCTGTGCTCATGGCTGATGTAGGTGGCGGGAGTGTGGAATTTCTTCTCGGGAATGAGAAAGAGTTCTTTTTCAAGGCCAGTAAAAAAATCGGGGTTTCCCGGATGACGGAAATCTTTAAGCCCAGCGACCCCATCACCAAAGAAGACATTAAAACACTGGAAGATCATTATGAAGAACAGCTCCGGGATGTAGCACAGGCGTTTGCACAGCACCGAACGGATACTATTATTGGCTCTTCGGGTACTATGGAGAATATTGCCCAGATGATCGCTGCCCGGAAGGATAAATCCTTTGACGTGACAT
It contains:
- a CDS encoding O-succinylhomoserine sulfhydrylase codes for the protein MKRKETQSIRTQTERTKFGEHSTPIYMTSSYVFDNAEHMRAMFAGEEEGNVYSRYSNPTVDEFIDKIALMEGAESGWATASGMAAVFSTFAALLNAGDEVLSSRSVFGSTHKLFTQIFPKWNIKTNYVSATNLDEWEDAITPNTKILYLETPSNPALDIIDLAKAKEIAEKHNLIYVVDNCFTTPVIQNPIEFGADLVIHSATKYIDGQGRGLGGAIVGRQHLIDEIEAFARHSGPCLSPFNAWMLSKSLETLQIRMERHSENALEIAKRLQNHKQVQWVKYPFLENHPAYEIAQKQMSMGGGIVTFGINGGLEAGKNFLDSLKMFSLTANLGDSRTIATHPASTTHSKLSEEERQKVGITQGLIRLSIGLENVEDIWEDIEQALG
- a CDS encoding M14 family metallopeptidase, whose amino-acid sequence is MKKAALLSLLGCFLLTVSAWGQVQSPDEFLGYELGAQWTPHYKVLNYFQHVADESPLVTLTKYGETNEGRELVYAVVTSEANHQNLEEIRTNNLKLANLEAGTPTQNQKAIVWLSYNVHGNETSSSEAALKSVYELVTQKTAWLENTVVIMDPMVNPDGRDRYVNWYRTVVGEEFNPNHDAREHHEPWPGGRTNHYYFDLNRDWAWQTQVETQQRIPVYNSWMPHVHVDFHEQSYRSPYYFAPAAEPFHMAITDWQRQFQTMIGKNHTKYFDEENWLYFTKEVFDLFYPSYGDTWPTFHGAIGMTYEQAGGGFAGLGVYKPEGDTLTLKDRLNHHHTTGISTVEITSKNHDRVIQEFSDYFTGATRNGAGEYKTFVVKKSSNPDKVSQLLRYLKNQRIDFGVASRSSNSNGYDYSTGETGRVSIEEGDYVISTYQPKGTLVRVLFEPKPELADSLTYDITAWEMHYAYGVEGYAIKGQLDTKPLAMSTEDKLTPVIDKPYAYIAKWNSIEDLRYLSRLLDEGVTVRYAEEGFTLNGEKYAPGTLVITRNGNENLGAKFDQIVKDEANMLNRIVTPVATGFVDSGKDFGSSSVRYIEKPKVALLSGEGTSSYMVGHIWNYFDQQIDYPVNLINISDAASVDWDKYHVLILPDTYGSAIGNGELDAIKDWVRSGGTLIALGNANNDLAGRDGFNLKRKDLEVENEESEDPEDKLQKYSEASRDRAQYSNPGSIFEVMLDTSHPLAFGYDEQYMSLKLGSSAFKYLDNGWNVGAVKTDAHRSGFVGNKAKKSLEHTLAFGVQNMGAGHVVYMVDNPLYRGFWHNGKLLFGNAVFFVGN